The following are encoded in a window of Paraburkholderia sp. HP33-1 genomic DNA:
- a CDS encoding sigma-54-dependent transcriptional regulator, with protein sequence MPSTLICVVEDDPIMGESLADRFRLEGFDVDWHTDGESAFSALQSRPYQAVISDIRLPDISGEDLFARSAAARTSVPPFVFITAYASVDTAVSLLKQGAADYITKPFEIGALVEKVRLLTGTSIPEQAMPAQSELGVSEAMRRLADLVPRVAGRAKSILITGESGVGKEVLARFIHRHAPGDASPFVAVNCGAVPETLLESEFFGHERGSFTGAERQKKGYFEQAEGGTLFLDEIGDLPLSMQVKLLRALQERRITRVGGEREVETNFRLVCATNRDLAELVRVGKFREDLFYRINILQLRVPALRDRPDDVLWLAHRFVRDIANRLGESTKLFHPSAEARLATYGWPGNVRELQNRLERACIVCSRNMLFSSDIFEEDGSQAAAALDMDTPLDGYMAACENAFIRAALLQHQGHISETAHALGISRKSLWEKMRKHAIAAEPLH encoded by the coding sequence ATGCCGTCCACGCTTATCTGTGTCGTCGAAGACGACCCCATCATGGGCGAATCTCTGGCCGACCGTTTCCGTCTCGAAGGATTCGACGTGGATTGGCATACGGACGGTGAATCCGCCTTCAGTGCGCTGCAGAGTCGTCCGTATCAGGCTGTCATTAGCGATATCCGGCTCCCCGACATCTCTGGCGAAGACCTGTTCGCACGGTCTGCGGCCGCTCGTACATCAGTGCCGCCGTTTGTCTTCATCACGGCATATGCGTCAGTCGATACGGCCGTTTCGCTCCTGAAGCAAGGAGCAGCGGACTACATCACGAAGCCGTTCGAAATTGGTGCGCTGGTCGAGAAGGTTAGATTGCTCACGGGGACCAGCATACCCGAGCAGGCCATGCCCGCGCAGAGCGAGCTCGGCGTTTCCGAGGCGATGCGACGCCTTGCGGACCTCGTACCGCGCGTCGCCGGCCGGGCCAAGTCGATTCTGATTACGGGCGAGTCAGGTGTCGGCAAGGAGGTGCTCGCACGGTTCATTCATCGGCACGCACCCGGCGACGCGTCCCCCTTTGTCGCGGTCAATTGCGGTGCGGTTCCGGAGACGCTTCTCGAGTCTGAGTTCTTCGGCCACGAACGGGGCTCCTTTACTGGCGCAGAGCGCCAAAAAAAGGGGTACTTCGAGCAGGCGGAGGGTGGCACGCTCTTTCTCGATGAGATAGGAGACTTGCCGTTGTCAATGCAGGTGAAGCTGCTGCGTGCGTTGCAGGAGCGGCGTATCACGAGAGTAGGCGGTGAGAGGGAGGTTGAAACCAACTTCCGGCTGGTCTGCGCGACGAACCGGGACCTCGCCGAACTGGTTCGGGTTGGAAAATTCCGGGAAGACCTGTTCTATCGCATCAACATCCTTCAGTTGCGGGTCCCGGCGCTTCGCGACAGGCCCGACGATGTCCTATGGCTTGCGCACCGCTTCGTACGCGATATCGCCAACCGGCTTGGTGAATCCACGAAACTGTTTCATCCATCTGCCGAAGCGCGACTCGCAACGTACGGCTGGCCCGGGAACGTGCGGGAGTTGCAGAACCGCCTCGAGCGCGCGTGCATCGTGTGCTCTCGCAACATGCTTTTCTCCTCCGATATTTTCGAGGAGGACGGGTCCCAAGCTGCGGCAGCGCTGGATATGGATACTCCGCTCGACGGCTACATGGCCGCCTGTGAAAACGCGTTCATTCGCGCCGCGCTATTGCAGCACCAGGGCCACATTTCCGAAACCGCCCACGCCCTTGGCATTTCCAGGAAGAGCCTGTGGGAGAAGATGCGCAAACATGCAATTGCCGCCGAACCGCTTCATTGA